The proteins below are encoded in one region of Silene latifolia isolate original U9 population chromosome 2, ASM4854445v1, whole genome shotgun sequence:
- the LOC141640605 gene encoding UDP-glycosyltransferase 86A2-like has protein sequence MENPNTKIMNTKPHAILVAYPLQGHINPSVQLAIKLASKGFSLTFINTQSIHHHITSSNPVNDPNHFFFGPTNGSNLDIEYMTVSDGLPIDYDRSLNHEHWFGAMMHTYPAHVEVAVREIVKSRPSTCCVIADATSTWASKVANKFGLYYVSFWTEAALVLNIYSHVDLLRENGHIAPGTRKDEIDYIPGVTSLKTTDLMSYFQDEDMTSIVHQCIFEAIKDARQSDFILGNTVQELEPHATLVVQAQIPFYPIGPLFPHGLDKGSTAMSLWAKQDCTQWLDTKPHGSVLYVSFGSYAHISKEELEEIANGIKLSGVNFIWVIRPDMVSSDDPDPLPIEFRNEVQDRGIIVTWTNQIAVLSHPAVGGFLTHCGWNSTLESIWHEVPLLCFPLLSDQFTNRKLIVDDWKVGYNLCEETPVKKEEISHKIKLLICESSGTKFKERINKIKKLLESAITSDGSSEKNFDSFVNDLKIGTKKKLCFSLDS, from the exons ATGGAAAACCCTAACACCAAAATCATGAACACCAAACCTCATGCAATACTTGTAGCATATCCATTACAAGGCCATATAAACCCATCCGTCCAACTAGCAATTAAATTAGCTTCCAAGGGTTTCTCCTTAACCTTCATCAACACCCAATCCATCCACCACCATATCACCTCATCGAACCCTGTCAACGACCCAAACCACTTTTTTTTCGGCCCCACCAATGGTTCAAACCTTGACATTGAATACATGACCGTGTCGGATGGGTTGCCCATAGATTATGACCGCTCCCTCAATCATGAGCACTGGTTTGGAGCCATGATGCATACATACCCTGCTCATGTAGAGGTAGCCGTGAGGGAGATCGTTAAGTCTCGGCCATCCACGTGTTGCGTGATTGCTGATGCCACGTCAACTTGGGCATCTAAGGTTGCTAATAAATTTGGATTGTATTATGTATCATTTTGGACTGAGGCTGCCTTGGTGCTTAACATTTACTCTCATGTTGATTTGCTCAGGGAGAATGGTCATATTGCTCCTG GTACGCGCAAGGACGAAATAGACTATATACCAGGAGTGACATCCCTTAAAACGACGGACCTCATGTCGTATTTTCAAGATGAGGACATGACGAGTATAGTTCACCAATGCATATTTGAGGCAATTAAGGATGCTAGACAATCTGATTTTATACTTGGCAACACGGTCCAAGAACTCGAACCCCATGCAACCCTAGTTGTTCAAGCTCAAATACCATTTTACCCAATTGGGCCATTATTTCCACATGGGCTTGATAAGGGTTCGACCGCCATGAGCCTATGGGCTAAGCAGGACTGCACCCAATGGCTAGACACTAAGCCTCATGGCTCGGTTTTATATGTTTCTTTCGGTAGCTATGCACATATTAGCAAAGAGGAGCTTGAAGAGATTGCTAATGGGATTAAGCTAAGTGGTGTTAACTTCATTTGGGTGATCCGACCCGATATGGTGAGTTCAGATGATCCAGATCCGTTACCAATTGAGTTTAGGAACGAGGTTCAAGATCGAGGGATCATTGTTACGTGGACTAATCAAATTGCAGTATTATCCCATCCAGCTGTAGGAGGGTTTTTGACACACTGTGGTTGGAATTCGACACTAGAAAGTATCTGGCATGAGGTTCCGTTGTTATGTTTCCCGTTATTGTCCGATCAATTTACTAATCGCAAGCTAATTGTGGATGATTGGAAGGTTGGATACAATCTTTGTGAGGAGACACCCGTAAAAAAAGAGGAGATATCACACAAGATAAAACTTCTAATATGTGAATCAAGTGGTACTAAGTTTAAGGAAAGGATTAACAAGATCAAAAAATTGTTAGAGAGTGCAATAACATCTGATGGGTCTTCCGAGAAAAATTTTGATTCTTTCGTCAATGATTTGAAAATTGGTACTAAGAAGAAATTATGTTTTTCTTTAGATAGCTAG